The Anas acuta chromosome 1, bAnaAcu1.1, whole genome shotgun sequence genome segment CCTTTCTTATCTCTGTCTCATGCTGTTGCTTTTGCTCGTGACCCACCTTGGAAGTCTTCAGAAGATCTTTGACGTATGCCACCTCTTCTTGCAGCTGGCCATTGgtcttctccattttttcctgAGAGCCACGCAGAGCAGACAGCTCTTCTTGCAGGTCACAACTCTGTGCTTCTAGCTGCCTGTATTTTTCAGActccatctccagctgctgcgAAAGTTCTTTGAGCTGTGGAGAGCAAAGCACAAAGGGGTAGGGTGTCAAGATGGTGTTTGTCACCTTCTGACTTGGTATTGAAAGTAAAGGCAGGCTCGTCTTTTAACAGAACAGCTTTTAGATCACTGCTGGCAGGATTCCCCAAGTTTCCATCCTTCCTCGGTTCTTCTGCAGGGAGACGAGACTGGCCTGAAAGGTGCTAGGGACGCTCTTGCCCGAAATGCTCCTCTGCTCGTGGGACATCAAATACGCCTCTACCCAGACACCAGAAAGAACGcctattgtgtgtgtgttgggggaaGCGCTGCAGTGCAGAACGGAGTAGGCACGAGCAACCAATGCTCTTCCTGCCGTTACTCTGAAAGCTTTGGAAACAGTGCCTCAGGAGGCCACTttgacagagctgctggaggaaggccTTTTCTCTCTAGGTCAAAGCTGATGTGTGGTTGCAAGGATACGGAGGTTATAGCAGATGTTCCATTAAGTCCCAAAGGTCAGCAGCGGTGCTGTcttgctctcctcctccagaAATATACCCTTTTTATACCTACTAAAAATACACTCGGGAGGTTCCTGCCTATTATaaatagaaagcaaacaaacaaacaaaacaaaaccaaaccaaacaaaaaaacagaaaccctcaaaaataaaaaaaaatcaaaagctaaATGAATCTTCATATTACAGTGCCTACACACAATGCTATTTCCTCTCAAATAACAGAACTCTTATAATGGCAGTGAAGGCACGAGAACGCTACGAGCCTTTGGACTAAGAATGGGCCACCACAAGGGCACTTGAGTCCTTCTATAGAACCTTCTAAAGCACACGTGTGCCTTAGCAGCACCTCTCAGTAACGAGGGGAAAGGTAGCTAAAGGGTTCCATGCAACTGAACAAGACACCCATGGCAGCTCAAAAGCACTTCTTGGTCCTCGACATCAGGGTGCCCATGGCTAGGGAAAGACGGGCTGAGACAGCAGCTGGTGAGCGGCAAGTTACAAAAACGTCACTGTCTCAACTCCTAAGACAGGGCTCCAGAAGTGATCTTGGGCAGAGCCAACTTCAGACAGGTGGAGTTGCACCTGCCAGAACTGAAAAGTGCCATGGCCTGTGAAGCCACTGAGCCCGCCAGCCTTGCTGTGACTCTCAGCTCGTCCTTCctccacagagcagcctgccctCAGAGTGCCCTCACAGATACTGCTCTGCACGTTCATTTTGACTCATAAAGACAACTGCATCTGCGTTCACCTGCTACGTATGACAACAGAAGGAGCACCAAGGAGAGAACAGACAACTCACAATACAAGaagcagcatggaaaaaaacaacacaggcaTGAACattaacagacaaaaaaaaaagacaaaatcctGCAGAATCCAGAGCTCATGTTTACCTATCACATAGCCAGTTTCAAGGGCTCAGCCTCACTAAGGGCAGGCCACTCTGCCTCCTCACTACCAGCAGTTGTCAAGGCAGAAGCCAGAAACTGCCCCAGGTCAACCGTTCATTTTAATCTGGACGACACCAGTTCTCAGCACTCCGTTTTTACCTCAGAGCTAGTACTAAGACATTTTGCCTCTGTAAGACAGTGCTCTGCTTGTAAGCCTTTTCCATAGGCTCCATACACAATTCACGGGGACTTCTGCACCAGTGGAGAACAACAcctcacagaaagaaagaggggcAAGACCCCAAATACAAATATGTCCTGCGACTTCTGGTATGAGCACTTGTTCCTTTTCAGGCCCTTTCTTATCTCTGTCTCATGCTGTTGCTTTTGCACGAGACTCACCTTGGAAGTCTTCAGGAGATCTTTGAGGTATGCCACCTCTTCTTGCAGCTGGCCATTGGTCTTCTCCAGTTTTTCCTGAGAGCCACGCAGAGCAGACAGCTCTTCTTGCAGGTCACAACTCTGTGCTTCTAGCTGCCTGTATTTTTCAGActccatctccagctgctgcgAAAGTTCTTTGAGCTGTGGAGAGCAAAGCACAAAGGGGTAGGGCGTCAAGATGGTGTTTGTCACCTTCTGACTTGGTATTGAAAGTAAAGGATTCCCCAAGTTTCCATCCTTCCTCGGTTCTTCTGCAGGGAGACGAGACTGGCCTGAAAGGTGCTAGGGACGCTCTTGCCCGAAATGCTCCTCTGCTCGTGGGACATCAAACACGCCTCTACCCAGACACCAGAAAGAACGcctattgtgtgtgtgttgggggaaGCGCTGCAGTGCAGAACGGAGTAGGCACGAGCAACCAATGCTCTTCCTGCCGTTACTCTGAAAGCTTTGGAAACAGTGCCTCAGGAGGCCACTttgacagagctgctggagctaGGCCTTTTCTCTCTAGGTCAGAGCTGATGTGTGGTTGCAAGGATACGGAGGATATAGCAGATGTTCCATTAAGTCCCAATGGTCAGCAGCGGTGCTGTcttgctctcctcctccagaAATATACCCTTTTTATACCTACTAAAAATACACTCGGGAGGTTCCTGCCTATTATaaatagaaagcaaacaaacaaacaaaataaaaccaaaccaaacaaaaaaacagaaaccctcaaaaataaaaaaaaatcaaaagctaaATGAATCTTCATATTACAGTGCCTACACACAATGCTATTTCCTCTCAAATAACAGAACTCTTATAATGGCAGTGAAGCCACGAGAATGCTACGAGCCTTTGGACTAAGAATGGACCACCACAAGGGCACTTGAGTCCTTCTACAGAACCTTCTAAAGCACACGTGTGCCTTAGCAGCACCTCTCAGTAACGAGGGGAAAGGTAGCTAAAGGGTTCCATGCAACTGAACAAGACACCCATGGCAGCTCAAAAGCACTTCTTGGTCCTCGACATCAGGGTGCCCATGGCTAGGGAAAGACGGGCTGAGACAGCAGCTGGTGAGCGGCAAGTTACAAAAACGTCACTGTCTCAACTCCTAAGACAGGGCTCCAGAAGTGATCTTGGGCAGAGCCAACTTCAGACAGGTGGAGTTGCACCTGCCAGAACTGAAAAGTGCCATGGTCTGTGAAGCCACTGAGCCCGCCAGCCTTGCTGTGACTCTCAGCTCGTCCTTCctccacagagcagcctgccctCAGAGTGCCCTCACAGATACTGCTCTACACGTTCATTTTGACTCATAACGACAACTGCATCTGCGTTCACCTGCTATGTATGACAACAGAAGGAGCACCAAGGAGAGAACAGACAACTCACAATACAAGaagcagcatggaaaaaaacaacacaggcaTGAACattaacagacaaaaaaaaaaaaaaagacaaaatcctGCAGAATCCAGAGCTCATGTTTACCTATCACATAGCCAGTTTCAAGGGCTCAGCCTCACTAAGGGCAGGCCACTCTGCCTCCTCACTACCAGCAGTTGTCAAGGCAGAAGCCAGAAACTGCCCCAGGTCAACCGTTCATTTTAATCTGGACGACACCAGTTCTCAGCACTCCGTTTTTACCTCAGAGCTAGTACTAAGACATTTTGCCTCTGTAAGACAGTGCTCTGCTTGTAAGCCTTTTCCATAGGCTCCATACACAATTCACGGGGACTTCTGCACCAGTGGAGAACAACgcctcacagaaagaaagaggggcAAGACCCCAAATACAAATATGTCCTGCGACTTCTGGTATGAGCACTTGTTCCTTTTCAGGCCCTTTCTTATCTCTGTCTCATGCTGTTGCTTTTGCACGAGACTCACCTTGGAAGTCTTCAGGAGATCTTTGAGGTATGCCACCTCTTCTTGCAGCTGGCCATTGGTCTTCTCCAGTTTTTCATAAGAGCCACGCAGAGCAGACAGCTCTTCTTGCAGGTCGCAATTTTGTGCTTCTAGCTGCCTGCGTTTTTCAGACTCCATCTCCAGCTGTTGCGAAAGTTCTTTGAGCTGTGGAGAGCAAAGCACAAAGGGGTAGGGCGTCAAGATGGTGTTTGTCACCTTCTGACTTGGTATTGAAAGTAAAGGCAGGCTCGTCTTTTAACAGAACAGCTTTTAGATCACTGCTGGCAGGATTCCCCAAGTTTCCATCCTTCCTCGGTTCTTCTGCAGGGAGACGAGACTGGCCTGAAAGGTTCTAGGGACGCTCTTGCCCGAAATGCTCCTCTGCTCGTGGGACATCAAACACGCCTCTACCCAGACACCAGAAAGAACGcctattgtgtgtgtgttgggggaaGCGCTGCAGTGCAGAACGGAGTAGGCATGAGCAACCAATGCTCTTCCTGCCGTTACTCTGAAAGCTTTGGAAACAGTGCCTCAGGAGGCCACTttgacagagctgctggaggaaggccTTTTCTCTCTAGGTCAGAGCTGATGTGTGGTTGCAAGGATACGGAGGATATAGCAGATGTTCCATTAAGTCCCAAAGGTCAGCTGTTGTGCTGTCTTGCTCTCCTCCTCCAAAGGCCCGTTGTGTTGGTCACCAGCAGAAaggggggaagaagggaagagaaagcacCACCGCTCTCAGATTTATCCCTATAGTGCAGCTTTTCCATACCTCAGCTTTAGCTGTCTCCAATTCCTCTCGCAAGCGCTCTGCGTCTTTCTCATCGTCCCTGCACTGGCTCTCAGTAGCCTCAGGTGGGGCTTCTGATGCAGACAGACTTTCAGGAGCACCAGGAAGTTCCATCTGCAGCTGTCTGTCTCGATCCTAAAGAAATGGGGTTCCGTGAGCATGACAAGGTCAGTGAGAACCTGGGAATATGAGCTGTGCTTTTACTCATTAGCTTCTACAACGAGGTCAGTCTTCTGCCTGAAACAAAGCATTGGAAGCGCGCCACCGCCGGGCATCTGCACAGCTGGGGacctctctccatctttcttagCCTCAACTACCAGCAGCTCTTTGTGAgggtttctgtttcttaaaacacaGGGGAGGCTTAaggttttttctcttcttggaACATAGGCTGAGAGCCTGGGCAGGGGCTTTCTGCCTACACAAAAAGGCGGGCAGCGGAGAATGGACTCTGCAGAACTGTTGTTGCCTCCAGGGGCATTTCAGCACTTGCAAAGCAGAGGCCAGACTTCTTCTGCCAGAGCTTAAGCATGGCCTGGAATCTCCCTGCAGCTTCTGAGAACATGCTCACAACCAAGGCATGCacactgaaagcagagctgcaagcCCTCAGTGCTATTCTCTGGTATGTCTTCATTGTTGGCCTTAAAAATTGCCACGTGAAGGCTACCAGAGCGCTGGTGAGGTATGGTGAAAAGCAACAGGTTACTCCCAGCCAGCCCCTTTGAGAAGCTCAGAAGATTTTAAGCAGCGGGAAGAACCTTTGCTGCTTCGTTATGTAGAATATGCTTCCCCTCGACTGGAACTCTAACTGAAaggccagctgcagcaggacccaGGTCTCCTAGCAGTTTCACCAGCTCAGTGCAAACTgaagagctgggctggagcacAAGTAGTTCAAGGGCCCCCAGTCACAACCATGTGGCAGAGGCAGCAACAGAGGGAAGCGAGCCCAGAGGTAAACTTGCCCCAAAGTAAGCGAGCCAAGTGGCAGACAGTGGGTCCTTCACAGAAAGTACCTTGTGATCCGTGGGCAATTcagcctcttcctcctgctctgctcctacAGCTGGCAGGGCGCCTACAAGGGATGGACGAAGCAAGACAGTGTGAGCATTCCTGGCACTCTGCGTTTCCCTGCCAGTCAAGCCCTGACCCCAAATACGGGAAAGGGTTTGACATCAGGCCACAGTCCTCATCAGCTCTTCCACACTACAGGATCCTACCTTCTCCATCCAAAGCACCTATTTGTAATAGAAAACGCTCAGTCCTCCGAGAGCAGATTTTGCTGGGGACTGCTGTGTCTTGTGCAGCATCAGCAGAAGCTTCTCCCGTCTTTTCACAGCGTGCGCGTTCTAGCAGTTTCATGGTAATGCTACGCATAGAAAGAGAGAACGTACAGGCAGTCAGATCCAAAACATCCTTGCCCAGGATCCTTGCTCTTGCCGAGGACAGCAACTGACTTGGAACCGGTTCAGAACTGTCTGTGTGCGGTGTCAGTCTCCCCACGATGGTGGACCTGCTACGCCACCAGGGATCTCTTTGAGGGTTTATCTGAATGGACACTGGTAAGATCCCCACTGAAAGAACAGGCGCCTCTTTCCTGGCCAGTGGAGTGGAACTGGGCTTAGCAACACAAGCAGGATTTCTAGGAGAGCCTTGTGGGTGGAAGTTCTCCTCTACTTCCAAATCCTTTCTTGACTTGGGAAGGAGACATGAGAAGACATCACTGAGTCCAGCTTCAAGAATGGTCTGAAGATATCATTAAGCCTTTGTGCATCTACCACAAAGAGTGACAAATCAGCATGGACACTCTGACAACTCAGCGGCTTTGACAATGATGTACAAAACACTCACCCAAAGTGTCCCGAGTAGAGTGCACAATCCACGGCTGTTTCGGGAGTGGTTTCTTTGCAAGCAATCTTGGCACCATAGGAAAGAAGTAGGTCTACTACATCCATTTCCCCAACAGAAGCGGCAAACATAAGAGCAGTCCTAAAGCATCCAAAAGATGATATATGAAACATAGCAGCATTTGCAGGCTCtgtgttgttgttattgtaaTCCCTGTTTACTCCCCAAACAATTCCCTCCCCGATTCCTACAAGCTCAGGGAAAGCAAAGCCACACACAGGGGAGTGTTGCAGGACTGAGGCTGGAAGGCACCTCGGGATGCCTCCTGGCAAACTGCCTCCCCAGAGGAGACTCAGCCATGAGTCCAGACCACGTTGCTCAAGGCTTCTTCCATGCTGCTCTTCAAAGCCTTCAAGGATGGAGGCTGCTCAAACCCCTGGCACCACCTGCTCCCCTGATTGACCTTCCTCATGCCGAGAGGGTTTCTCCTAAGCAGCTCTGGGAAAGCCTCTTGTTTCATTTAATGCCCATTGTCTGTCGGACAACACTGACTCTCTTTCTCCTGATTCTTACAGTGAGAATGCTAAGGAGACCGACATGTGGTTTGGAGCAATGCCTCACCTTCCAAACATATTTTGAGCACACGCATTCGCTcctttttgaagaagaaagtttACCATCTCTT includes the following:
- the LOC137849733 gene encoding putative ankyrin repeat domain-containing protein 20A4, encoding MPSSTLLSRDSDAHQLPEEGLHGLHRAAARGDLARLRKHWWLKRLGKNRLDQAKRTPLHLACANGHADVVRFLVQEKCLLNLCDNTGRSPLMKAVESQHEECVAILLEHHADPNFQVYRGNSALHLAAAAPNTSLAEMLIEHGAHLEAKDWEGNTPLLLAISSNHKEMVNFLLQKGANACAQNMFGRTALMFAASVGEMDVVDLLLSYGAKIACKETTPETAVDCALYSGHFGITMKLLERARCEKTGEASADAAQDTAVPSKICSRRTERFLLQIGALDGEGALPAVGAEQEEEAELPTDHKDRDRQLQMELPGAPESLSASEAPPEATESQCRDDEKDAERLREELETAKAELKELSQQLEMESEKRRQLEAQNCDLQEELSALRGSYEKLEKTNGQLQEEVAYLKDLLKTSKLKELSQQLEMESEKYRQLEAQSCDLQEELSALRGSQEKLEKTNGQLQEEVAYLKDLLKTSKQVNADAVVFMSQNERAEQYL